The Virgibacillus siamensis sequence AAGCATTTTTCCAGGCAGCTGCTGCAACTTTTCAAATTCTGCAATCAGCTCCCTTCTTGCCTGATCAGCATTATCCTTCTGATAGGATTCCCAGAATAGTTCAATCAGTGGTTTAATGGTCAGCGATTCTGTATTATTAATCGGAGAAGAATACGAATTCTCCGCAAATGTTCTCAATAAATCTGCTGCCTCTCCGCCAAATGACTGAATACTGCGTTCCCATGATTCCCGCGGGTTATAATTTTTTGGATTCCATGTATAATCAGCAATCGTAAACAGTGGAATTTTCGAAGCTTCTGCCTCATTCATCGGATTCGCGGTCAATCCGATCACACCATGTTCCGTCAAATTGGCATCCCTTTTTACGAGGGGCCCAAGAAACAATCGATTACGGTCATAATCATTCACAGGATAGTTATCCCATAAAAGTAAATCATGCTGAAAAACAGTTGCTGTCTTTTCCGCACCTTCCGAGGTAACTTTTTCCGAAACAACCTTTGGCCCTGTCCACATCACGACAATGTCATCATGCAGCAACTCTGCAAACCGCTCACGGTAGGCCGTTGAGCTGCTTCCGGCATATTCTGTCGGTACTGTAATCAAACGTTTCGCCCCATCATGTGTTTGGATAAATGCTTCATTAAAACGATTTAAAAGATACGCATGGGCTGCTGCAACGGGATTCTCATCATCACCGAATTTTTCCTGATCCTGTTCACAATGCAGACTTTTACTTATATCATCCAAAAAAATGGCATAAGATCGGACGCCAAGATCCCACATTTTCTGCATCTTGTCTTTTAATAAATTAAAATCTTCATCCCCAGAAAAACAAACCGTGTTTCCAGGTGACAACGAAAACGTGAACTGAACATGATTTTCGTTTGATTTATTTATCAGTTCATCCAGTTTTGCCAATTCATCTTCAGGATAGGGCTCCCGCCACTTTTCACGGTGATATGGATCATCTTTTGGTGCATAAATATACGTATTCAGCTTATTATCCCCATAAAATTCAATTTGGCTGAGCCGGTCCTCATTTGTCCACGGCGGACCGTAAAATCCCTCGATAGACCCGCGGATCGGCATTTCCGGCCAGTCACGGATCTCTACTGCAGGAACCCAATCCCTTCCAGTTCTCTTCAGAATCAATTGTTTGAACGTCTGAGCTGCATAAAATGTACCCGCCTTATCTTTCCCAGCAAGAACAATCTGTTTTTCGTCCGCATTTTTGGCGGCTAGAACATATCCTTCATCTTTCAAAGCTGCCGGTCCTTCGATTCCAAGATTGCTTAATACATCAGCGGCCCCCGAATTTTCCCCCGGTCCGCCGATCCAAATCGTTACCGGTGTATTGATATCGTCACCGGACTTCTTACGGACAATCCGCTTTACATCTGCGGATTTTAGTGCATCCACTACTTCGCGGACTGCCTGTTCATCTGTGTTTTCTCCAATCACCAAGCCAACGACCGGTGTCAGCGGAAAACCCTTACCCAAGTCTGTTATTTCCTGTGGCTTTGGATTTATGGCCGGATTTTCTTCCCCTTTTGCATGTACCTGTTTTGCATTCATAAATAATGGTGCACATATAAATAAAGCAAGACAAGCAAGCACCGCCATTTTAACGTAACTGGATTTCTCCATCTTTCTCCTCCTTTGAATTGGTATTTGTTGATAATTTATACTAAAATAATGCACTATCAACCATAAAGTTAATAAAAAAGGCATGGTGATAGGAAAGAGAACTTCTCTTCAGTTATCACCATGCCTAATCGAATTAGTAACATGTAGTTCTATAAAATTATTGCTGTACCCTTGAATATTCCAGCTCACTATCATCTCTATCAAAAATATATCAAAAATATCGAAAAATTCCCATAGACATTCAGAAGCATCTTTTCCCCCAAGCTTCAACTTCATTTGACCTATTTTAGCAAAACCCATGAATAAAGTACTGTAAAATTCGACAAATTTCGAGTGTTGCCTCCCACCTGGCGAAAAAATTCTTCAGAAGGACTTGACATCTGCTTCAATGTGTCGTACTATTTTAAACAATTTCATAATAGTTCATGAAATTCTTATCATGAGAGGTGGAGGGAATTGGCCCTTGGAAGCCTCGGCAGCGGACCCGCCATGGGTACTGTGCCAAATCCAAAAGACACAATTGTCTTAAAGATAAGGAGAGGCTCGGATATACGTAGTTACACCTCTTCTTTAAAAAAGAAGGAGGTGTTTTTTAATGAGTGGCTGCAAGCAGGAAACATGTAAATTACACAATTAAACCCGAGTATTTCAATCACTTTACTTAAAAAATGCAAACCAACCCTAAGGAGGAATTTATAATGGCAAACGTTACATTCGCATCTGAAGTAACATGGAGTGGAAATGGAGTTCTTTCAACGGCAGATGTGCAAGGAAAGAAATTTAATATTGATGAACCAAGAGAACTCGGTGGCACTGATCAGGCTCCAAATCCGGTGGAGTATTTGCTTGGCGCACTGGGAGGGTGCATCAATGTACTGGTAACTTCATTCGCGAAGCAATTTTCGGTTGAAGTAAAGGATCTTAGCGTACACATCGAAGGGGATCTCGATCCGGATGGTTTTCAAGGGAAAAACCCTAACGTTCGACCGGGATATCAGGAAATACGTTATCGAATTGACATCGATTCTCCATCCCCGGATGAAAACGTAAAGGCCTTAATTGAGCACGTTGAAAAAGTTTGTCCAGTCAAAGATACATTACAGGGAACTGCCGTAAAGAACCTGAATTATATAAGTGCCACCTGATTGGAAACCAATTATTTATGTCACATGCACAGTTTAAACTCCTTTTAGAGAAGGAAGAAACTAACTAAAGGAGTGATTCTGTGACACTGACAAATACGCAGTTAAATGAGTTAAAGAATGACCTTTTGAGTATGAGAAAAAACTTGAAGGAACAGGATTCTGCGGAACAGGCAGTCGAAAATGATCCAGACGAATTGAATGTTGCAGATAACCATCTTGCGGATTCCGCCGGGGCTTTTGTGGACCGCCAGCAGCAAATTGCGGAAAGCAGTTTAAATGAGGAGCAGTTAACCCAGGTAAATGAAGCACTGGAGCGAATAAGCGATGGCAGCTATGGTATCTGTGTGGACACTGGAAAGGAAATTCCATTTGAACGGTTGAAAGCAATTCCGTACACCAAACGAACTGTCAAGGCTGAAAATAGTTACAGAAGACAGCAGAATCAGACGGCAACAGCTGCAGACGACAATACCAGTAAGCTTCTAAAGCCAAGCGGTCAAATGGAAGACTCCAGAAACCGCACACTTGAACGAATTGAAAAGGAACACAATACAATTGAAAGAGCGGATGATCCATCCCGATTCAATGAAGAACCAAACGACCAGACTAAATGGTAAATTAAACAGCGCGCCATTATCCCAAAGAGGCTGGGGCACATCAAAAAAGTGTAATCCAAAAGCCGAACAATAAGTATATTTCCGGAGCGGCTATACGCTCCATTTTCGAATTTGTTCGTTCGGTTTTTTCTTTTTAATAATACACTTTGGCCCAGCCCCTCCATATAAAAATCCACGCAACCTTAATTTGACATAGCCTGTCACCTGTCGAATTTTGTCACCCATCAAATCCTTGGCGTTTCTTTTTGGCTAGTTTTTGACGGTCTATGGTACCTGGCGGCTGCTCAAGCCAGTTGTTTTGTATCATAATATCCGCACCGCTTTTCGATAACCGGGCAACTTCCAATGACAAACGCTCATAATTGATTACTAAATCAGAGCGCTGACTGGCTGCTGCTGCTGTGGCATAGTTTCCAATCCCCGATGACATAATCAACGACATGTGAAACATCGCCAATTTATCGGAAAACGTTTATGTTGCTGAGTTGCTTACCCCGACATCCGGCAAATGCGGCGGTTCAATATTTTCATTCACCAACATATCCGCGAAAATCTGCATATCTTTTTTTGAAATTTCTCTTCCCCGCAGCATAAACTGCTGAACATCCTTTGTTGGTGACGTTTGTGCAAAGGCTAAACATAATTTAATCCCAAGGGAATTTGTCATTACATTAAAATACAAATGTGAGATTTCGATTGCATTTAGTGGACGCTTATCCCCAAATGGATTAATTCCGCTATAATACTTTTTGCTATCGACAAAATCAGTTCGCTTCGGCAGCTCAATATAAGGATGTCTTGAATTTACACCTTTTTCAAGCGCCACTCCCATTGATAGGTTATAAAGTTCATTTGTTTCAATCAAACACCGGGAGAAATATTGACGCATGTCATCCCGATAGGACATGGAGGAAAATCCGCTATACGTTATCATTCCAACCTTTGCCATATGATTTACATATGTAAGGCAAAACAAATCGGTAAAAAGCCAAGGCGCATCCATATTGATATCACTTTCTGTAAATCCGACTGGAATTTCACACTTTTCGTCCTCAAAAACAGCCTCAAGTTGCTCCAAATGTTTTGCCGATATATCATAGGCATGCTGTAAAACCGGTTTTATATCCGAATCCTGTATATCTTTCAGCATAAATCGCAACATACAGCGTGCCATACTATCATTCATATAACCCGTCCACAGACCCGCAATCTCGGAAGAAGTCAGATGAATCTTATTTTCACCCATAAAAGAACCTCCTGCAAAATCCATTAATACAAATATTATTCGCAACAACATACATCTTATACGAAACCACGGATTTCCATTCGATATTTTACAACAAAATTCAGGCGGCGCCTGTCACCTGTCGAATTTCAGCTGATTACATACTGTACGAAGCCTTTTGCGTTGGCGTACAGGGCAGCTTGGGTTCTGTCGGTGAGGGCAAGTTTTGCTAGTATTTGACTGACATGTTTTTTTACGGTGTACTCTGTTATGAACATTGACTTTGAAATTTGTCTATTCGAATACCCCTTACCCAGTTCAATTAATATTTCCATTTCCTTCGGAGTCAGCTTTTCCTGATATTCTTCTCCGGCAAAATGGTCCGCGGCGTTGATCACAAAATCCATTACACTGGGGTCATAATATTTGCGTCCTTTACTGACTACCTTTATAGCATGAAGCAATTCTTCCGGATAAGCTTCTTTTAAAAGGTAACCATCCACCCCCAGCTCTCGTGCCCGCCGAAAGTCCAACTCACATGTAGAGGATGTCAAAATGATAAATTTACATGTGGTTCCCTGATTCATCAATTCCGTTATCAGGTCAAATCTGGATTCATCGGCCAATTGAGCGCCAACCAATACGATTTCCGGGTTGACTTCCGCAAACAGTTCCACTGCTTGTTCGTAACTCCCTGCTTCTCCGGCAATATCGAATGTATCGTCCAATCCCAGTGCAGATGCCAATCCTATTCTGATTAATGGAAAATCATCAACAATTACTACCTTCATGAATACAGCCACCCCTTATATAATATTTGGGACGTATTTCACAACTGCGAGCATCGTCCTGTTATCGCTATCCTAGTCTATTATATCTAGTTCCGGAAGAAAATTTTGTCGGTTCCTGTAAATGTTAGCTTCTATTTTTGCCGAATACTATCAAACATTAGAGAAACATGGTAAAACTATCCCTCAAAAGGAGTATAACTACGTTGCAAAGCCCCATAAAAAGTAGACTAAAGTGACCAAAAAACCCCTCCAACGCGTGACGAGAATACAACTGTGTCCGCTTACACTTGAGTTATATACCACATCAGAACATATCGATTCAGGGGGTGAACACCCGTATTCCTACTATCCAAAGAAAGGAAAGGTGATTTTGAAAAAAACAATCGCTGCACTGCTCGTTCTCAGCTGTCTGCTTGGATTTGCCACCATATACGCAGCACCTAAATTATGGACAGGGCAACCGTTAATGGATAACGCGAAAATCAAGAAGCAGATAAAAACAGTCAACATAATAACTGATAAAGAATTAGCAGCTTTCCAAACGTTTTTGCGGGAACAGAAGAAACAGTCCACCATAAAAATAAATCGAAACATTATGCAATTCTCTCACGCCTCATCAGACCAAACACGGCAACGTATTAAAGGATATCGGGATCAGTACACGGAAGCATTAAAGGGGATCACAGCAAATCATGATCAGAACCCGCTAAAAGACTTTGCAGAAAAAGAACGTCACCGACTGCAATCCGAAATAGAACAAGACATTGCGGATGCACTTGCTGACAGATTAACTAAAACAAATCAATAAAGGGGAGAATACGATGAAGTCGTTAAAAGGAAAAATAATTGCCGGAACAATTGCTGCAGGTGTGATTACAAGTGCCGGGGCGGTATTTGCAAACACAGATGCAG is a genomic window containing:
- a CDS encoding beta-N-acetylglucosaminidase domain-containing protein, coding for MEKSSYVKMAVLACLALFICAPLFMNAKQVHAKGEENPAINPKPQEITDLGKGFPLTPVVGLVIGENTDEQAVREVVDALKSADVKRIVRKKSGDDINTPVTIWIGGPGENSGAADVLSNLGIEGPAALKDEGYVLAAKNADEKQIVLAGKDKAGTFYAAQTFKQLILKRTGRDWVPAVEIRDWPEMPIRGSIEGFYGPPWTNEDRLSQIEFYGDNKLNTYIYAPKDDPYHREKWREPYPEDELAKLDELINKSNENHVQFTFSLSPGNTVCFSGDEDFNLLKDKMQKMWDLGVRSYAIFLDDISKSLHCEQDQEKFGDDENPVAAAHAYLLNRFNEAFIQTHDGAKRLITVPTEYAGSSSTAYRERFAELLHDDIVVMWTGPKVVSEKVTSEGAEKTATVFQHDLLLWDNYPVNDYDRNRLFLGPLVKRDANLTEHGVIGLTANPMNEAEASKIPLFTIADYTWNPKNYNPRESWERSIQSFGGEAADLLRTFAENSYSSPINNTESLTIKPLIELFWESYQKDNADQARRELIAEFEKLQQLPGKMLVQMENKHFLEEIDPYLEKLSTYGEAGELAVNYLVAEKSGNKAKARKYRENLIEVIIDTQNTPQEIGVGVIKPFLVQSALNIPPMELMLQPSIDAFMESYETGDAETEAAELIAAFEEMNQMPEKLREELDDEDFLKSVEPYLQNLDVYGKAGVAAVHYLMAKKDGQQEKADQYQDELRDLMIQVNEMPQKIGASVIKPFLMDSMWEANVTNYRELDGVNTFRGAGELIKYTPEQGERTGTNQWGYEVTVVDGVVVDRGGNNSVIPDDGYVLSIHANDWLRDNAKPGTHIQIQDNIVLIIEQ
- a CDS encoding LuxR C-terminal-related transcriptional regulator — its product is MKVVIVDDFPLIRIGLASALGLDDTFDIAGEAGSYEQAVELFAEVNPEIVLVGAQLADESRFDLITELMNQGTTCKFIILTSSTCELDFRRARELGVDGYLLKEAYPEELLHAIKVVSKGRKYYDPSVMDFVINAADHFAGEEYQEKLTPKEMEILIELGKGYSNRQISKSMFITEYTVKKHVSQILAKLALTDRTQAALYANAKGFVQYVIS
- a CDS encoding TraR/DksA family transcriptional regulator, translated to MTLTNTQLNELKNDLLSMRKNLKEQDSAEQAVENDPDELNVADNHLADSAGAFVDRQQQIAESSLNEEQLTQVNEALERISDGSYGICVDTGKEIPFERLKAIPYTKRTVKAENSYRRQQNQTATAADDNTSKLLKPSGQMEDSRNRTLERIEKEHNTIERADDPSRFNEEPNDQTKW
- a CDS encoding OsmC family protein, which produces MANVTFASEVTWSGNGVLSTADVQGKKFNIDEPRELGGTDQAPNPVEYLLGALGGCINVLVTSFAKQFSVEVKDLSVHIEGDLDPDGFQGKNPNVRPGYQEIRYRIDIDSPSPDENVKALIEHVEKVCPVKDTLQGTAVKNLNYISAT